Proteins encoded together in one Lysinibacillus sp. FSL K6-0232 window:
- a CDS encoding tyrosine-type recombinase/integrase: MKVDKKVKKAADEKELEILLSLIDTTSWIGWRDVTVLVLLYRTGIRIHTLTSLKEEHINFNEKMLVLSGDIMKNGKVLKLPLDDELLMLLERLMKQNHEVRKRYKEKNDYIFISKSGKPTLNNYSHNNAISKRINAYSKKYGLSISPHKIRRLYATNLVRKKVPLAIISNALGHSSYEVTRNYIEIDADEVVDTLRKYL, encoded by the coding sequence ATTAAAGTTGATAAAAAAGTTAAAAAAGCAGCCGATGAAAAGGAACTTGAAATATTATTATCACTGATTGATACTACTTCATGGATTGGTTGGAGAGATGTAACGGTTTTAGTTTTACTTTATAGGACAGGCATACGTATCCATACTTTAACAAGCCTAAAAGAGGAGCATATCAATTTTAATGAAAAGATGTTAGTACTTTCAGGAGACATCATGAAGAATGGAAAAGTATTGAAGCTGCCGTTGGATGATGAATTGTTAATGTTGCTCGAACGTTTAATGAAACAAAATCACGAGGTAAGGAAACGTTATAAAGAGAAGAACGATTATATTTTTATCTCAAAAAGTGGAAAGCCGACTTTGAATAACTATTCCCATAACAACGCCATTTCAAAACGTATTAATGCTTACTCAAAAAAATATGGTCTTTCAATATCACCACACAAAATACGTAGGTTATATGCAACTAATCTTGTACGTAAAAAAGTGCCTTTAGCTATTATTTCAAATGCGCTCGGTCATTCTTCGTATGAGGTAACAAGGAATTATATAGAAATTGATGCGGACGAAGTGGTTGATACTTTACGTAAATATTTGTGA
- a CDS encoding DEAD/DEAH box helicase family protein, which produces MILSSRDALTKEIRKKVDDGVLFNVTVNSYQHIESCIKNKVTDLSPIFANKYDYIVLDECQHFTEGISKYTDLSFKWIMQHSAQKIFMSATAKTLFKYLIDEREVILDNYYYIPKSYDYVDDIYFFNKKVDIEYIVDDLMRNTNDKIIVFINSLDQCKKLYFKYEDDAVFYCSKFSKDKEALGILNSQSYKIDDETFPSRLLISTTALDVGITLKDYSIKHIVASIFNHNQLAQCLGRKRKITKSDKQYIKGLNDTCTYYIRKFNRREMNLIDKSKDLKEMDLFQFNYNQYVIKYGSNREHINKYIFYDFDKKKWELNELGYMTVKQLQMDLFDMKEKVIGIDRNKNEVKGIGYKRFVIDKLKLPVEKVKEYELIKQETQEHSLKDYLESVVGERLMKEQQAKLKEVFKKNGLNARTLGINTLNGNLKDRKLPYSILSKRSDKWLDGKTITIRYWEIVNNIEH; this is translated from the coding sequence TTGATTTTATCTAGTCGTGATGCATTGACAAAAGAAATAAGGAAGAAAGTAGATGACGGAGTGTTATTTAATGTCACTGTCAACTCCTACCAACATATTGAGTCGTGTATCAAAAATAAGGTTACTGACTTGAGTCCGATTTTTGCGAATAAATATGATTATATTGTTTTGGATGAATGCCAACACTTTACCGAGGGGATCAGCAAATACACTGATTTAAGTTTTAAGTGGATTATGCAACATTCTGCACAGAAGATATTTATGAGTGCTACAGCCAAAACTTTATTCAAATACTTAATAGATGAAAGGGAGGTAATTTTAGATAACTATTACTACATTCCAAAGTCATACGACTATGTAGATGACATTTACTTTTTTAATAAGAAAGTTGACATAGAATACATAGTCGATGATTTGATGCGAAACACAAACGATAAAATAATAGTATTTATTAATTCACTGGATCAATGTAAAAAACTTTATTTTAAATATGAAGATGATGCCGTATTTTATTGCTCTAAATTTAGTAAAGATAAAGAGGCGCTAGGTATTTTAAACAGTCAATCTTATAAAATAGACGATGAAACATTTCCTTCAAGATTGCTAATCTCAACCACAGCGTTAGATGTAGGTATAACACTTAAAGACTATTCAATAAAACATATAGTAGCCTCAATTTTCAATCATAATCAACTAGCTCAATGTCTAGGAAGAAAAAGGAAAATAACTAAATCGGACAAGCAATACATAAAAGGTTTAAATGACACTTGTACATATTATATTAGGAAATTTAACAGACGTGAGATGAATCTAATTGATAAATCTAAAGATTTGAAGGAAATGGATTTATTTCAATTCAATTATAACCAATACGTTATTAAATATGGCTCAAATCGAGAACACATCAATAAATACATATTTTACGACTTTGATAAAAAGAAATGGGAATTAAATGAACTAGGTTACATGACAGTAAAACAGTTACAAATGGATTTGTTTGATATGAAAGAGAAGGTGATTGGGATAGATAGAAATAAAAACGAAGTTAAAGGTATAGGTTATAAACGTTTTGTGATTGATAAATTAAAACTTCCTGTTGAAAAGGTGAAGGAATATGAACTTATCAAACAGGAAACGCAAGAACATTCATTGAAGGATTATCTTGAATCTGTTGTTGGTGAAAGGTTAATGAAAGAGCAGCAAGCTAAATTAAAAGAAGTATTTAAAAAGAACGGTTTGAATGCTCGTACACTAGGTATAAATACATTAAATGGGAATTTGAAAGACCGAAAATTACCTTATAGCATCCTTTCAAAAAGAAGTGATAAATGGTTGGATGGTAAAACTATAACTATACGATATTGGGAAATAGTTAATAACATAGAACACTAA
- the istA gene encoding IS21 family transposase, which translates to MLAMSEVNCIKTLRNEKGLSITEIANTMQVNWRTAKKYGDGDQLPQEKTHLKKGMMYDEKWGEIVVDWLEEDLKLKKKLRRTNKKMLEDLVKMGFKGSYRTLCNFIQEWKATEEEEADKGHERLNHPGGEAQVDFGVMEAVQDGEIIDVHALVMSFPASNTAFAVPMPGENLECFLGGLQMLFKQAGGIPLSIRIDNLTPAVKKVRKGDSEAQLTEAFRHFQQYYGFKVQVCNPRKGNEKGHVERKVGYVRYNFFSLPPVIKDLEDLGNQLEQQLANDRQRIHYKKEVLIDELWQLEQKQLIKLPEEPYPIFKQFLIKFNKYNEFKLDGHLIHVPRARNYVQLSCVTYWDSYKVITNDGEILLSDARPYMRKRRFIPWKEILKDWLKKPRVVGHSRYSNYLPARIKEYLTVPSLALRKQRINELLTLLLTHDMNDIDQNFYSYIGREVEETEHPYGVNWTEYDALSPKGTEALNHE; encoded by the coding sequence ATGCTAGCAATGTCTGAAGTTAATTGTATCAAAACATTACGAAATGAAAAAGGATTATCGATTACTGAAATCGCCAATACAATGCAAGTCAATTGGCGTACTGCCAAGAAATACGGTGATGGGGATCAGTTGCCGCAGGAGAAAACTCACCTGAAAAAAGGCATGATGTACGACGAAAAATGGGGAGAAATCGTAGTTGATTGGTTAGAAGAGGATTTAAAACTAAAGAAAAAATTACGCCGTACAAACAAGAAAATGCTTGAGGATCTAGTAAAGATGGGATTCAAAGGTTCTTACAGAACGCTTTGTAATTTTATTCAAGAATGGAAAGCAACAGAAGAAGAGGAAGCAGATAAAGGGCATGAACGTTTAAATCATCCAGGAGGAGAAGCACAGGTAGACTTCGGTGTAATGGAGGCTGTTCAAGATGGGGAAATTATTGATGTTCACGCATTAGTCATGTCATTCCCTGCAAGTAATACAGCATTTGCGGTGCCGATGCCTGGTGAAAACTTAGAATGTTTTTTAGGTGGACTTCAAATGTTGTTTAAACAGGCTGGTGGTATTCCTTTGAGCATTCGAATTGATAACCTAACACCTGCGGTGAAAAAAGTAAGAAAAGGAGATTCAGAGGCCCAATTAACCGAAGCCTTCCGACATTTCCAACAATATTACGGCTTTAAAGTGCAAGTGTGTAACCCACGCAAAGGAAATGAAAAAGGTCATGTAGAAAGAAAGGTTGGCTATGTACGCTATAATTTCTTTAGCTTGCCACCTGTCATTAAAGACCTTGAGGATTTAGGAAATCAATTAGAACAGCAGTTAGCAAATGATCGTCAACGAATTCATTATAAAAAGGAAGTACTGATTGATGAGCTATGGCAGCTTGAACAAAAGCAATTGATCAAATTACCTGAAGAACCATATCCGATATTTAAGCAGTTTCTGATAAAGTTTAATAAGTATAATGAATTCAAGCTTGATGGACATTTGATTCATGTACCAAGAGCAAGGAACTACGTCCAACTTTCTTGTGTGACATATTGGGATTCGTATAAAGTCATCACAAATGACGGTGAAATTCTATTATCTGATGCCCGTCCTTATATGAGAAAACGCCGTTTTATTCCTTGGAAGGAGATTTTAAAAGATTGGTTGAAAAAACCACGTGTTGTAGGGCATTCTCGTTATTCAAACTATTTACCAGCGCGTATTAAAGAGTATTTAACAGTGCCTTCGCTTGCCTTAAGAAAACAACGGATTAATGAATTACTGACGCTTTTACTCACACATGATATGAATGACATTGATCAAAACTTTTATAGTTATATTGGACGTGAGGTAGAAGAGACAGAACACCCTTACGGTGTGAATTGGACAGAATATGATGCCTTATCGCCAAAAGGAACGGAGGCGTTGAATCATGAATGA
- a CDS encoding helix-turn-helix domain-containing protein: MSLVNRIKNLCDEKSTNFAEVERRIGISNGQIRRWDNSSPKAENLERVADHFNVSTDYLLGRSGQKNYFTLEANDKSDADKKLLEILNELDEEDKELLIASLENSLLLAKQLAKKKFH, encoded by the coding sequence ATGAGTTTAGTTAATCGAATCAAAAATCTTTGTGATGAAAAAAGCACTAATTTTGCAGAAGTTGAAAGAAGAATAGGAATCTCTAATGGTCAAATACGTCGTTGGGACAATTCTTCTCCTAAGGCAGAAAACTTAGAAAGGGTAGCCGATCACTTTAATGTATCGACTGATTATCTTTTAGGACGTAGTGGTCAAAAAAATTATTTTACCTTGGAAGCTAACGACAAGAGTGATGCTGACAAAAAACTGCTGGAAATCTTAAATGAACTAGATGAGGAAGATAAAGAATTATTAATCGCATCATTAGAGAATTCGTTGCTATTAGCCAAACAATTAGCTAAGAAAAAATTCCACTGA
- a CDS encoding stalk domain-containing protein, producing the protein MKKLRFIIPLLFCLLLGLGSNNVSASQGVSIYINGEKQSFSNQAIIENGSTLVPLRGIFESLGADVQWNQPTQTIDASKGNTKVWLKIGSKNAKVNDNAINLSVPAQVKSGKTLVPLRFISESLGANVQWNQKTQTVTITGDSNSGKTGNEEKKVPTLKIGETFSDDQIEVTLKKVEYVDGVDKGFNVYLSVTNKSEKPLIYPGGLRFKINESKYEKEINDIGYVNHFDSKGYIYKGETTEGHYQYLFDKDIVIKEIEYNTGIVNYPKAKWIVE; encoded by the coding sequence TTGAAAAAGTTAAGATTTATTATTCCATTGTTGTTTTGTTTATTATTAGGGTTAGGCAGTAATAACGTTAGTGCATCACAAGGAGTATCAATTTACATAAATGGTGAGAAACAATCATTTAGTAATCAAGCGATAATTGAAAACGGTAGTACATTAGTTCCTTTAAGAGGTATTTTTGAATCACTTGGTGCTGATGTTCAGTGGAATCAACCTACTCAAACAATTGACGCTTCAAAGGGTAATACAAAAGTATGGCTGAAAATAGGTTCGAAAAATGCTAAAGTAAATGATAATGCTATAAATTTATCAGTTCCAGCACAAGTTAAGAGTGGAAAAACACTTGTTCCACTTAGATTTATTAGTGAGTCATTAGGGGCAAATGTCCAATGGAATCAAAAAACTCAAACGGTAACAATTACTGGAGATTCAAATAGTGGAAAAACGGGAAATGAAGAAAAGAAAGTTCCAACTTTAAAAATTGGCGAGACTTTTTCAGATGATCAAATAGAAGTTACACTTAAAAAAGTGGAATATGTAGATGGTGTTGATAAGGGATTTAATGTTTATTTATCTGTAACTAATAAATCTGAAAAGCCATTAATTTATCCCGGTGGATTGCGATTTAAAATTAATGAGTCTAAATATGAAAAAGAAATAAATGACATTGGATATGTAAATCATTTTGATTCAAAAGGATATATTTACAAAGGGGAAACAACGGAAGGACATTATCAGTATCTTTTTGACAAAGATATAGTAATTAAAGAAATAGAATATAACACAGGGATTGTTAATTATCCTAAAGCAAAGTGGATTGTTGAATAA
- the istB gene encoding IS21-like element helper ATPase IstB codes for MNEAILTLCKQLRLAYVAEAIKVVPFTDPEEYIYQILLKEQLGREQAKIARNLKQARFIDTKTLESYQWHKDICLPSHLTKDELERLDFIRRKENIILVGAPGTGKTHLASALGRKACEQGFEVRFYRVSHLVEELEQALLVGKLKQFRSKLEKVDLMILDEMGYLPFGKEGAELLFQIISEFYEQKSLIITSNLEFSQWNRIFSDSRLTAALVDRLIHHAHIISYTGQSFRLTNALSRK; via the coding sequence ATGAATGAAGCGATTTTAACGCTCTGTAAGCAATTGAGATTGGCTTATGTGGCAGAAGCCATTAAAGTGGTACCTTTTACCGATCCAGAAGAATATATTTATCAAATTTTATTAAAAGAGCAGCTTGGCAGAGAACAAGCAAAAATAGCGCGTAATTTGAAGCAGGCACGTTTTATCGATACGAAGACGCTTGAAAGTTACCAGTGGCATAAAGATATTTGTTTACCTAGCCATTTAACAAAAGATGAATTAGAGCGACTAGATTTCATTCGAAGAAAAGAGAATATCATTTTAGTTGGAGCACCTGGAACAGGTAAAACTCATTTAGCTTCTGCACTTGGACGAAAAGCTTGTGAACAAGGATTTGAAGTGCGTTTTTATCGCGTTTCACATTTGGTTGAAGAATTAGAGCAAGCACTCCTTGTAGGGAAATTAAAGCAATTTAGAAGTAAATTAGAGAAAGTTGATTTAATGATTTTAGATGAAATGGGTTATTTGCCTTTTGGTAAAGAAGGAGCAGAATTACTGTTTCAAATTATTTCAGAGTTCTATGAACAAAAGAGCTTGATTATCACATCAAATTTAGAATTTAGTCAGTGGAACCGCATTTTCTCGGATTCACGTTTAACGGCAGCTCTGGTGGATCGTTTGATTCACCACGCCCATATTATTTCATACACGGGTCAGAGCTTCCGTTTAACCAATGCGTTGTCGAGAAAATAG